One window from the genome of Desulfobaccales bacterium encodes:
- a CDS encoding NAD(P)-dependent oxidoreductase, which produces MKQKVGFMGLGIMGTPMAANVLKAGYPVMVYNRSPEKADPLVKQGAEQALSPKALAKAADVVIAMVTGPEALGDLLWGPDGAGGAFNHRKVFINMSSVAPSYTRELAQELEPSGVTFIDAPVSGTKKPAEDGALVILAGGSQDKVKELEPLLLAMGKKVIYCGPAGQGSMMKMFINLLLAMMMEGFAEALNFGQLGNLSLEAMLDTVYSGPLNCALFQMKAANLQNKTYPTAFPLKHMTKDAKFVVDTAFDLGAPVPVGQMLLHLYSTGVAQGWGDEDISAIAKVLEHLSPTA; this is translated from the coding sequence ATGAAACAGAAAGTGGGATTTATGGGATTGGGGATTATGGGGACGCCCATGGCCGCCAATGTGCTCAAAGCCGGTTACCCCGTCATGGTCTATAACCGCAGCCCGGAGAAGGCCGACCCGCTTGTGAAGCAGGGGGCCGAGCAGGCTTTAAGCCCCAAGGCCCTGGCTAAGGCCGCGGATGTAGTCATTGCCATGGTCACCGGACCCGAGGCGCTGGGAGACCTCCTTTGGGGGCCGGACGGCGCCGGGGGGGCTTTCAACCATAGAAAGGTTTTCATCAACATGAGTTCGGTCGCACCCAGCTACACCCGGGAATTGGCTCAAGAACTGGAACCCAGCGGCGTCACCTTCATAGACGCCCCGGTATCCGGCACCAAGAAGCCGGCCGAGGATGGGGCTTTGGTTATCCTGGCGGGCGGCTCCCAGGATAAGGTCAAGGAATTGGAGCCGCTGCTGTTGGCCATGGGAAAAAAGGTGATCTACTGCGGGCCGGCGGGACAGGGCTCCATGATGAAGATGTTCATTAACCTGTTGTTGGCCATGATGATGGAGGGCTTTGCCGAGGCCTTGAACTTTGGCCAGTTGGGGAACCTGTCCCTGGAAGCCATGTTGGACACGGTCTACTCTGGCCCCCTTAATTGCGCCCTGTTTCAGATGAAAGCCGCCAACCTCCAAAATAAGACGTATCCCACGGCCTTCCCCCTAAAGCACATGACCAAGGACGCCAAGTTCGTGGTGGACACAGCCTTCGACCTGGGGGCGCCGGTGCCCGTGGGGCAGATGCTGCTGCATCTCTACAGCACGGGGGTGGCCCAGGGCTGGGGCGACGAGGACATCAGCGCCATTGCCAAGGTGCTGGAGCATCTCAGTCCCACCGCCTGA